TTTTTTGGATGTGGGTTGTTGCTTTACTCGGTATGGCAACTTCCTTTGTTGAATCAACACTAGCGCAACTTTATAAAACGAAAGACGACCAAGGTAATTATCGTGGTGGGCCCGCCTATTATATGCAAAAAGGACTAAATCTGCGTTGGATGGGGGTTTTGTTTTCGATATTCCTTATTATTGCATTTGGCTTAGTATTCAATGCGGTGCAGGCAAACTCAATCGCACAGGCTACTGCTGTAGCATTTGATTTTAATCCTCTCTATGTGGGTATTGCTCTTGTGATCATGAGCGGTATTGTTATTTTCGGCGGATTAAAATCAATTGCAAAGGTTGCTGAATTAGTTGTACCAGTTATGGCGCTAGCTTATTTAATATTGGCGTTTTGGGTTGTCGGGCATCATGTCGAACGTTTGCCTGAGATTTTTACACTGATCATTCGTAATGCATTTGGGTTGCAAGAGGCTGCTGGTGGCGCTATTGGTTATGGCATCGGACAAGCGATGACGCAGGGGATCCAGCGGGGCTTATTTTCTAACGAAGCGGGGATGGGATCTGCACCAAATGCTGCCGCTTCAGCTGCACCTTATCCACCGCATCCGGCCTCACAAGGCTATGTACAAATGTTGGGTGTTTTTATGGATACTATTGTCATTTGTAGCGCTACTGCAATCATTATACTCTCTTCTGGTGTGTTGGATAACCCAACGGAAAAAGTGAATGGCATTGAGCTAACTCAACTGGCTTTGTCATCAGTTGTTGGTGGGTGGGGGGCAACATTTGTTGCTGTGGCGATATTCTTTTTTGCCTTCACTTCGATCATTGCTAATTATGCCTATGCTGAAAGTAATATGATCTTTCTTGAAAATAATCATACTACAAGCTTATTTCTCTTGCGTTTAGCAGCTCTCGGAATGGTGATGTTTGGGGCATTAGCTGAAATGCCATTAATCTGGAAGATGGCTGATTTATCGATGGGGCTAATGGCAATTACCAACCTCATTGCGATCCTATTACTCTCTGGTATCGCGTTTAAATTGGCTAAAGACTATAACTTGCAACGAAAAGCAGGAAAAATACCGACCTTTGATATTGAGCAGCATCCTGAATTGAAGATCCAAGTAGAAGAAGGAATTTGGGAAAAAGAGCAACTCAAGCAATGGGTATCTAAAAAAGCGATTCAAGAATCATAAAAATTGATTTTCGGCTGATAATACGTAGCAGGGAAAATACGTTTTTATCCCACATCATCAACAATTTGAGGTCACCAAATGAGGTGGCCTTTTTACTAAGATCTTCCCTAATAAAATTGTCATTCTATAAACACTATTAATAATACTTGCTTTCTAACAGTTTGAGCTTTAAGGTTTTTATCAATAAATGGTGAGATAACCTTGAAACTGAGTAAAAAATGAAATTAGGTGAGCATACAGCAACATTTTACGGTGTGATCTCAATATTATTGTGGAGCACTATTGTCGGTTTAATTCGTAGTGCAAGCGAAAGCTTTGGTGCTGTTGGTGGTGCTGCGCTTATCTATAGTTTTGGTACCATTATCCTAATTCTATTTATGGGATTACCTAAAATCCATATTTACCCTAAACGTTATCTTTTTTGGGGAACACTCTTATTTGTCAGTTATGAAATCTGTTTTGTATTAGCGTTAGGGTTAGCGGATGACCGTCAGCAAGCAATAGAATTGGGTATGGTAAATTATCTATGGCCAAGTTTTACTATTGCACTAGCCGTATTCTTTAATCGACAAAAATTTACTTGGCTGCTTGGTGTTGGTTTAGCGTTGGCTTTTGTCGGCTTGGTTTGGGTTATTTCAGGCGATAAACCCATTTCAGTAGAGGCCATCTTAACGAATATCAAAAGAAACCCTTTAAGCTATTTATTGGCTTTTGTGGGTGCCATTTTTTGGGCATTTTACAGTAATGTCACCAAACGTATCTCTGGCGGCCATAATGGCATGGTGCTATTTTTTATCGTCACATCAATAGGCTTGTGGCTTTTGTTTGCTTTGCAACCCGCAAAATCTTTTGATTTTTCATTTGCGAGTGTCGGTTTATTGTTGGTTGCTGCGTTGGCAACAGGTGGGGCTAATGCGTTATGGACACTGGCAGTGATCAGAGGAAATGTGGCATTTTTAGGTACCTTATCCTATTTTACCCCCGTGATTTCAACGGCATTTTCTTCAATACTCTTGAGTACCGCGCTAACACTTGGTTTTTGGCAAGGTGTGTTAATGGTAACGTTAGGATCAATTATTTGCTTTCTAGCGACGAGGCGTGTGGCGCTCAATACCAGTAAAGAGCGCCATTAAGGTTATTTATACTGTTTCATTGTTCAATTGCGCTGTTTTACCTGAGCACATTTTTCCAATTAACAGTGAGATGATACAAGCAATAATACCCGGTATTAACCAGCCCATACCTTGCTCAAAGAGAGGGAGATGAGTAAGAAGGAAATTCTTCATATTATCACTGAGTAATTTCAAATAGTTTAACGTATCCAATAGACTCATAAAAACAATGACGGCGATCGTGATACCGTAAGAAATCCGCGGAGCAGCCATATAGCGACGAGCAAATTGGAGGAATACGATTGTAACAGATGAAGGATATATCATCAGGAGCGCTGGGATGGTGACGCGTAATAGGGTGTCTAGCCCGAAGGTCGAAACAATCGTGGTTAGCAGCGTGAAAAATATAACCCAAAAACGATAACCTAAGCGATGATGGAATGTTGCAAAGTAATCGGCACAAGCACTGGTCACACCGACTAACGTTGTCATACTGGCTAACAACACAATCCCACACATGATCCACGTTCCCACAGAACCAAATAGTGCATCAACATAACGTGAGAAAATTTGTCCGCCATTGGTTGCCGTATTGGCGACGAGATCACTTGTTGCGCCAAGATAGAATAAGCAAATATAGAGCGCTGCCAATAGACTAACTGAAATTAAACCAGCTTTTATGGTAATAAATGCAACTGTGCGAGGCTGAGTAATATTTTTAGAGGCTAAAGCTCTAGCGACAATCCCGCCAAATGCCATGGCGGATAAAACATCCATGGTTTGATAACCATCAATGACTCCACCGAAGAAGGCATAATCTGCATATTGTTTCACTGGTGCATTAATCGCAGACAGAGGCTCAACCACTACAGCGACACCAACAACAACTAATAAGACTAGCAGTGCAGGTGTCATAAATTTACCGATGGCACTGATCATGGTGCCTTGTTTGAGCATGAAAAATAGCGAGCAAATATTAAAAATTAATGCAAACGTTAAATGAGAGGCTATATTTTTTTCCACAAAACCTAAAGGAATGAATCCCATTTCAAATGCGGTGTTGGTGACCCTAGGCATGGCAAATGTTGAACCGACAATCAAATATAGCGCGACCCAAAAAATAACAGCAACCCATTTAGGTAGATCAACGGAAAGCCTTTCCCCACGGCCTTTTACAGCAACAGTCACTAGTGTAATAAAAGGCAGAATAACGCCAGTAATAATAAAACCGAGTGATGTGCTAAACCAATCTGTTCCTGATTGGTAGCCAGCCATAGGAGGGAAAATGATATTACCTGCACCAAGAAAGAGTGCAAAGACCATCATCCCAAGAATTATCATATCTTTAGTCGAAAACATGTTACTACCTGCTTGTAATGTTTGTTTTGCAATGAATATTTTTTTATTACAGTATTTTTAAAGGCGCAGATAGTATCAAATTTAGAGGGGAGCGTCAGACTTCGATCAGTCATTTGACTTTAGGAGGTAGATAAATAGGGGGGCTTAGTGCTAGTGATTAGCGATTTATTTCAATATCTTATTAAATGGCAGTGAGTGACACTGCCTATGGTATTATTGTTGGTTTATAAATTTATTTAATGCGACGGCTACACCATCTTCATTGTTCGTTGCTGTGACAAATTTTGCAATATTGCGGACATTATCAATTGCATTGCCCATCGCGACAGGGATCTTGGCATACTGAAGCATTTGTAAATCATTATTTTGATCGCCAATACTCATGACTTTGTCCGGTGTGATGGCTAACTTTTCACAAATCACTTGTAAAGCAGCGCCTTTGCTTGCTGTTTTACTGGAGATCTCTAGAAAATAAGGGCTGGTTTTCATCAATGAATAGCTTTCAAAAGTATCTTCAGGAATATAACTGATACCAACACTGAGCTTTTCTGGCTGGTCAATCATCAT
This portion of the Providencia manganoxydans genome encodes:
- a CDS encoding alanine/glycine:cation symporter family protein encodes the protein MVEFINYLNNVVWGSLLIYLLLGAGIYFTFRTGFIQIRHFSHMFGILKNSNQTNKAGISSFQALCTSLAARVGTGNLTGVAIAITAGGPGAIFWMWVVALLGMATSFVESTLAQLYKTKDDQGNYRGGPAYYMQKGLNLRWMGVLFSIFLIIAFGLVFNAVQANSIAQATAVAFDFNPLYVGIALVIMSGIVIFGGLKSIAKVAELVVPVMALAYLILAFWVVGHHVERLPEIFTLIIRNAFGLQEAAGGAIGYGIGQAMTQGIQRGLFSNEAGMGSAPNAAASAAPYPPHPASQGYVQMLGVFMDTIVICSATAIIILSSGVLDNPTEKVNGIELTQLALSSVVGGWGATFVAVAIFFFAFTSIIANYAYAESNMIFLENNHTTSLFLLRLAALGMVMFGALAEMPLIWKMADLSMGLMAITNLIAILLLSGIAFKLAKDYNLQRKAGKIPTFDIEQHPELKIQVEEGIWEKEQLKQWVSKKAIQES
- the yddG gene encoding aromatic amino acid DMT transporter YddG, with the translated sequence MKLGEHTATFYGVISILLWSTIVGLIRSASESFGAVGGAALIYSFGTIILILFMGLPKIHIYPKRYLFWGTLLFVSYEICFVLALGLADDRQQAIELGMVNYLWPSFTIALAVFFNRQKFTWLLGVGLALAFVGLVWVISGDKPISVEAILTNIKRNPLSYLLAFVGAIFWAFYSNVTKRISGGHNGMVLFFIVTSIGLWLLFALQPAKSFDFSFASVGLLLVAALATGGANALWTLAVIRGNVAFLGTLSYFTPVISTAFSSILLSTALTLGFWQGVLMVTLGSIICFLATRRVALNTSKERH
- the brnQ gene encoding branched-chain amino acid transport system II carrier protein; translation: MFSTKDMIILGMMVFALFLGAGNIIFPPMAGYQSGTDWFSTSLGFIITGVILPFITLVTVAVKGRGERLSVDLPKWVAVIFWVALYLIVGSTFAMPRVTNTAFEMGFIPLGFVEKNIASHLTFALIFNICSLFFMLKQGTMISAIGKFMTPALLVLLVVVGVAVVVEPLSAINAPVKQYADYAFFGGVIDGYQTMDVLSAMAFGGIVARALASKNITQPRTVAFITIKAGLISVSLLAALYICLFYLGATSDLVANTATNGGQIFSRYVDALFGSVGTWIMCGIVLLASMTTLVGVTSACADYFATFHHRLGYRFWVIFFTLLTTIVSTFGLDTLLRVTIPALLMIYPSSVTIVFLQFARRYMAAPRISYGITIAVIVFMSLLDTLNYLKLLSDNMKNFLLTHLPLFEQGMGWLIPGIIACIISLLIGKMCSGKTAQLNNETV